ACAGGATACGGAAGATGGTAAGGGTGCGCTGGTACTGAGTGTAGCACGGGGATCTGCAGCAGAGAAAGCTGGTTTCAAAGCCATGGACATCATCACGGATATCGCTGGTAGCGAAGTAAATTCTACCCGTGATGTAGCCAATGCCTACCGTAGTAACAAAGAGAAAGGTGCATTCTCTGTTAAAGTGAAAAGAGTGGGCCAGGAGAAGACACTGGAGGTAAAAGTGCCTAAGAAACTGAACAAGGTAGATCTCTAGGGATCGGCTGATTTATAAAAAGGAAAGGGAGCTTCAGTCATGAAGGCTCCCTTTCCTTTTATGTAAAAGTGATGTTGCTGATACTATTTTATACGCTCATAGTCGCTTGTATAGCGCTTGTTCGTCGCTATGCCGTCGCTTGTTCTACCCTTGTTCGAAGCGTGTTCCGCTCCTTTAAAAACACAATAAAATCATTATCAATCAATTAGGCTTCTCAATGGCATGATATTATGACACAATACCATGTGAATATAATATCATCTTAATATTCTTCTGATCAACCCCAGTTTACCCTTAAAAGGCGGATATTTCATTGCAATATCGATCCAGGTACCCGTCTTCATAATACTCTTTGGATGCGTGAATGTATCAAAGCTGTATTTACCATGATACTGTCCCATACCACTATTGCCCACACCGCCGAAAGGCATTTCCGGATTTGTAAAATGGCCCAGCGTGTTATTAACACAACCACCGCCAAAATGCACCTGTTCCATGACCTGCTTTTCTGTCGCCTTGCGGCTGGTGAACAGGTATAACGACAGGGGATAAGGCTGTTGCCTGACCAGTCGTACGGCCTCTTCAAGTGTACTATAGGTAACAACCGGCAGTATCGGACCAAAGATCTCTTCCTGCATCACCGGACTATTCCATGAAACTTGATCCAGCAGGGTAGGCGCAATAAAGAGCTGTGCTTCATCTGCTGTTCCGCCATGAAGAACTTTTCCTTGTGTCAGATAGGTTTGCAAAGCCTGAAAACGTTTTGCGTTGATGATGCGTGCATAGTCGGGGCTCGTGGCAGGCTGCTCTCCGAAGAACCGGACAATCGCCTTTTTCATCGCCGCCACCAGCTCATCTTTAACCCTGGTGTGCACCAGTATGTAATCAGGCGCTATACAGGTTTGTCCGGCGTTCCAGAATTTCCCCCATACAATCCTTTTTGCTGCCACCTGGATATTAGCCGTTTCATCAACAATACAGGGCGATTTTCCGCCCAGTTCCAATGTGACTGATGTGAGATGTGGCGTGGCCATCTCCATGATCCTGCGGCCGACGGCGGGGCCGCCGGTAAAGAACACATGATCGAACCGGTGTTGCATCATCTCCGGAATGACAGTACTGCCTTCGCCTTCCAGCGTGGTAATGTAAGCGGGGTCAAACGTTTCTCTGATAAGGGTGGCAATCACTGCAGATGTATGCGGAGCCAGCTCCGAAGGTTTCACAACAGCGCAGTTCCCTCCGGCAATAGCACCGGCCAGCGGGGCCATTACCAGCTGAAATGGATAGTTCCAGGGCGCTATGATAAAGACTAACCCCAGTGGTGCCCGGTAGATCCTGCTCTTACTCGGGTACATCACGAAAGGGCTGGCGACCTTTTCAGGCCGCATCCAGTCTTTGAGGTGACTGAGTAAGTGCCTGATTTCAACGTATAAGGTTCCTATTTCGCTGCTATATGCTTCTACCGGATGTTTATGCAGATCGGCATGTAAAGCGTCCAGAATGTCCTTTTCCCGCCGCTTGATGGCGGTTTTCAGTA
The DNA window shown above is from Chitinophaga agri and carries:
- a CDS encoding aldehyde dehydrogenase; protein product: MNTQDIYHIQQQFFTSGKTLSYKFRKQQLRLLKTAIKRREKDILDALHADLHKHPVEAYSSEIGTLYVEIRHLLSHLKDWMRPEKVASPFVMYPSKSRIYRAPLGLVFIIAPWNYPFQLVMAPLAGAIAGGNCAVVKPSELAPHTSAVIATLIRETFDPAYITTLEGEGSTVIPEMMQHRFDHVFFTGGPAVGRRIMEMATPHLTSVTLELGGKSPCIVDETANIQVAAKRIVWGKFWNAGQTCIAPDYILVHTRVKDELVAAMKKAIVRFFGEQPATSPDYARIINAKRFQALQTYLTQGKVLHGGTADEAQLFIAPTLLDQVSWNSPVMQEEIFGPILPVVTYSTLEEAVRLVRQQPYPLSLYLFTSRKATEKQVMEQVHFGGGCVNNTLGHFTNPEMPFGGVGNSGMGQYHGKYSFDTFTHPKSIMKTGTWIDIAMKYPPFKGKLGLIRRILR